One window of Dechloromonas sp. ZY10 genomic DNA carries:
- the hflX gene encoding GTPase HflX, which yields MIERPAAGERAVIVQLDFGQFDIDDQVEEVRLLAESAGAVVLAEVHGKRQSPDPKTFAGKGKVDEIAAALAAAGADLAIFNHELSPAQQRNLERDLKCRVVDRTSLILDIFALRAASSEGKLQVELAQLEHLSTRLVRGWTHLERQRGGIGMRGPGEKQLETDRRLLGNRVKLLKERLARLSRQRGVQRKARRRGDVLNVSLVGYTNAGKSTLFNALTHAGVYAANQLFATLDTTSRKLWVEGGGNIVISDTVGFIRDLPHSLVDAFHATLETAVDADVLLHVVDGASHARDEQIAEVGKVLAEIGAAGLPQILLWNKIDLTEASPGVERDGYGNIAKVRVSARTGEGLELLRATLAEYAQAKAEARRKAHAEAACEAESDYFN from the coding sequence ATGATCGAACGGCCAGCCGCAGGTGAGCGGGCAGTCATCGTTCAACTCGACTTCGGCCAGTTCGATATCGATGACCAGGTTGAAGAGGTTCGCCTGTTGGCCGAGTCTGCAGGAGCCGTAGTTCTTGCCGAGGTGCATGGAAAGCGCCAAAGTCCTGATCCCAAAACCTTTGCCGGCAAAGGTAAGGTCGACGAGATCGCTGCTGCGCTCGCTGCTGCGGGGGCCGATCTGGCGATTTTCAATCATGAGTTATCGCCTGCCCAGCAAAGAAATCTCGAACGGGATTTAAAGTGCCGGGTTGTCGACCGCACTAGCCTGATCTTGGATATTTTTGCCCTGCGCGCTGCGAGTTCCGAAGGTAAGCTGCAAGTTGAGTTGGCGCAACTTGAGCATCTTTCTACCCGCCTGGTTAGGGGTTGGACACACCTCGAGCGGCAGCGAGGGGGGATCGGGATGCGAGGGCCTGGCGAGAAACAGCTTGAAACCGACAGGCGCCTCTTGGGGAATCGTGTCAAATTGCTCAAGGAGCGGCTTGCCAGATTGTCCCGTCAGCGCGGCGTGCAGCGCAAAGCCCGGCGGCGAGGAGATGTCCTGAATGTATCGCTGGTTGGCTATACCAATGCAGGTAAATCCACCCTCTTCAATGCCTTGACCCATGCTGGGGTTTATGCGGCAAATCAATTGTTTGCGACTCTGGATACCACCTCGCGCAAACTGTGGGTCGAAGGTGGCGGGAATATCGTCATCTCCGATACCGTCGGTTTTATCCGCGATTTGCCGCACTCGCTGGTCGATGCCTTTCATGCGACACTCGAGACGGCAGTCGATGCGGATGTATTGCTGCATGTGGTGGATGGAGCCAGTCATGCTAGAGATGAGCAGATTGCCGAAGTTGGGAAGGTCTTGGCGGAAATTGGCGCCGCGGGTTTGCCGCAAATCCTATTGTGGAACAAGATCGATCTGACCGAGGCCTCGCCGGGGGTTGAGCGTGATGGATATGGTAATATCGCCAAGGTCCGAGTCAGTGCACGCACCGGCGAAGGGCTGGAACTTTTGCGGGCCACTTTGGCCGAATATGCGCAGGCCAAAGCCGAGGCGCGCCGTAAGGCGCATGCCGAAGCTGCTTGTGAAGCAGAATCAGATTACTTCAATTAA
- the hflK gene encoding FtsH protease activity modulator HflK produces MSLNDPGWGNRGSNDGGNNSGGPRRPGEGPPDLEELWRDFNRKLNGIFSGKRSGGQGGGDGPRMPPVDFNPRFLGGGLGLLAILVAALWLASGFYIVDASQRGIVLQFGSFKETTEPGLRWRLPYPMQSHELVNLTGVRTIEIGYRGSERNKVLKEALMLTDDENIVNIQFAVQYILKDPVEYLFNNRSTDEAVVGAAESAVREIVGKSKMDFVLYEGREQIATQAAKLMQDILDRYQSGILISKVTMQNAQPPEQVQAAFDDAVKAGQDRERQKNEGQAYANDVIPKAKGTSARLLEEANGYRQRVISTADGDASRFRQIVAEYSKAPEVTRQRMYLETMQQIFANTSKVLVDAKGQGNLLYLPLDKLMQATAGVAVPNGEAVVSGPSGRVATPSLPTEVPPQLEAAPKVGGGGSYSSSGRDGSLRSRDREGR; encoded by the coding sequence ATGTCACTGAACGATCCCGGCTGGGGAAATCGTGGCAGTAACGATGGTGGCAACAACTCCGGCGGTCCTCGCCGTCCTGGTGAAGGTCCTCCTGATCTTGAGGAGTTGTGGCGAGATTTCAATCGCAAACTTAATGGTATTTTTTCCGGTAAGCGCAGCGGAGGGCAGGGGGGCGGCGATGGTCCTCGCATGCCACCGGTAGATTTTAATCCCCGCTTCCTAGGGGGGGGGCTCGGCTTGCTGGCTATTCTGGTCGCGGCTCTGTGGCTTGCATCCGGCTTCTACATTGTTGATGCATCGCAACGTGGGATCGTTCTGCAGTTCGGTAGTTTCAAGGAAACTACCGAACCCGGTTTGCGCTGGCGCCTTCCTTATCCGATGCAGTCCCACGAACTGGTGAACCTGACCGGGGTGCGCACTATTGAAATTGGATATCGAGGCAGCGAACGTAACAAGGTTCTGAAAGAAGCATTGATGCTCACCGATGATGAAAACATCGTGAACATCCAGTTTGCCGTTCAGTACATTCTGAAGGACCCGGTTGAGTACCTGTTCAATAACCGCAGCACGGACGAGGCGGTAGTAGGTGCCGCAGAGTCTGCTGTACGCGAGATTGTCGGGAAGAGCAAAATGGACTTCGTCTTGTACGAAGGGCGCGAGCAGATCGCAACGCAAGCCGCCAAACTGATGCAGGATATTCTCGATCGTTACCAAAGCGGCATCCTGATTTCCAAGGTGACAATGCAAAATGCTCAGCCTCCGGAACAGGTGCAGGCCGCTTTCGATGATGCAGTCAAGGCTGGACAGGACCGCGAGCGGCAAAAGAATGAAGGTCAGGCTTATGCTAACGATGTGATTCCCAAGGCCAAAGGAACATCCGCTCGTTTGCTCGAAGAGGCCAATGGTTATCGGCAGCGGGTGATTTCGACCGCCGATGGGGATGCATCGCGCTTCCGCCAGATTGTCGCAGAGTATTCGAAGGCACCGGAAGTTACACGTCAGCGGATGTACCTTGAAACCATGCAGCAGATTTTTGCCAACACCAGCAAAGTCTTGGTTGATGCCAAGGGCCAAGGAAACTTGCTCTATCTGCCGCTGGATAAACTCATGCAGGCGACGGCCGGTGTTGCTGTTCCGAATGGCGAAGCCGTGGTTAGCGGTCCATCCGGCCGGGTTGCAACGCCCTCCTTGCCCACTGAGGTTCCGCCGCAACTGGAGGCGGCTCCGAAGGTAGGAGGGGGCGGTTCATATTCGTCGTCTGGGCGTGATGGCTCATTGCGTTCGCGTGATCGGGAGGGGCGTTGA
- the hflC gene encoding protease modulator HflC yields the protein MSQRINFLGGLAAAILAVLAMSIFTVDQRQYALVFQLGEVKRAIAEPGLYFKVPLIQNVRYFEKRIITLDNAEPERFITSEKKNVLVDSYIKWRIVDPKLYYISVGGDEARAKTRLNQTVNAGLREEFGKRTVHDVVSGARDKIMDQMREKADADSRKIGVQIVDVRLKRVELPTEVSEAVYRRMEAERKRVANELRSEGAAEAEKIRADADRQREVLIAEAYREAQKIKGEGDAKATAIYGQAFSQNSEFYAFYRSLEAYRGSFKSKNDVLVVEPGGDFFKYMKNSGRGSDKHK from the coding sequence ATGAGCCAGCGTATCAATTTCCTGGGGGGTCTGGCTGCAGCGATTCTGGCAGTTCTCGCAATGTCGATTTTTACAGTCGATCAGCGCCAGTACGCCTTGGTCTTTCAACTGGGTGAGGTCAAGCGTGCAATCGCGGAGCCTGGTTTGTATTTCAAGGTCCCATTAATCCAGAATGTTCGCTATTTCGAGAAGCGCATCATCACGCTGGATAACGCTGAGCCGGAGCGCTTCATTACTTCGGAAAAGAAGAATGTCCTAGTTGATTCCTATATCAAATGGCGGATTGTTGACCCGAAGCTCTACTACATCTCAGTTGGTGGCGATGAAGCTAGAGCCAAGACCCGCCTGAATCAGACAGTGAATGCTGGTCTGCGTGAAGAGTTCGGCAAGCGCACAGTGCACGATGTGGTTTCCGGGGCGCGTGACAAAATCATGGATCAGATGCGTGAAAAGGCTGATGCCGACTCTCGCAAGATCGGGGTTCAGATCGTTGATGTTCGCCTGAAGCGTGTCGAGTTGCCGACCGAGGTCAGCGAGGCGGTCTATCGTCGAATGGAGGCTGAGCGCAAGCGGGTTGCCAATGAACTGCGTTCCGAAGGGGCTGCGGAGGCCGAGAAAATTCGTGCCGATGCGGATCGTCAGCGTGAGGTGCTGATTGCGGAAGCGTATCGTGAGGCTCAGAAAATCAAGGGTGAAGGCGATGCCAAAGCGACTGCAATTTATGGTCAGGCGTTTAGCCAGAACTCCGAGTTTTATGCTTTCTATCGTAGTCTTGAAGCTTATCGTGGTAGTTTCAAGAGCAAAAATGATGTACTTGTTGTCGAGCCTGGTGGCGATTTCTTCAAATACATGAAGAATTCCGGTCGGGGCAGCGACAAGCACAAATGA
- a CDS encoding DUF2065 domain-containing protein codes for MTDTLLQAFALMLIIEGAMPFIAPSAWRETFRRLIQFSDGQIRFVGLTSMLLGLIFIVFFS; via the coding sequence ATGACCGATACCCTGTTGCAGGCCTTCGCGCTGATGCTGATCATCGAAGGGGCTATGCCGTTCATTGCCCCTTCTGCCTGGCGGGAAACCTTTCGCCGCCTGATTCAGTTCTCTGATGGGCAGATTCGTTTTGTCGGGTTGACTTCAATGTTGCTCGGCCTGATTTTTATTGTGTTTTTTTCATGA
- a CDS encoding ATP phosphoribosyltransferase regulatory subunit, which produces MNWLLPEHIADALPLEAARIESLRRTVLDHFTRRGYEYVMPPMLEYLESLLTGAAQDLRLRTFKLVDQLSGRTMGVRADITPQAARIDAHLLNHQGVTRLCYCGSVLHTLPASISAGREPLQVGAELYGYAGIAADLDVIRLMAGAFETMQLPVSRIDLGHVGIFRALAEAAGLPAESEDALLDILRAKDVPALRQFCSELSSPYREALLALPRLYGGAEVLDRAEQLLPPLPEIREALAGLRYLIDNAPDLPFSIDLGDLRGYHYHNGVVFAAYSQAYPAAVAQGGRYDGVGRAFGRARPATGFSLDLREVARLVPPAVTKGAILAPHVGNDLVLVAHINALRAQGESVVELLPGESACEGPFCDRKLVHVGGRWIIEAIQED; this is translated from the coding sequence ATGAACTGGCTGTTACCTGAACATATTGCCGATGCACTGCCGCTAGAGGCTGCCCGGATCGAGTCCCTGCGCCGCACGGTGCTGGATCATTTCACCCGGCGGGGTTACGAATACGTGATGCCGCCGATGCTAGAGTATCTTGAGTCATTATTGACCGGGGCTGCCCAGGATTTGCGGTTGCGAACCTTCAAGTTGGTCGACCAGTTGTCCGGTCGGACCATGGGCGTTCGCGCAGACATCACCCCGCAGGCCGCCCGCATCGATGCGCACTTGCTGAATCACCAGGGGGTGACCCGGTTGTGCTACTGCGGTAGCGTGCTGCACACTTTGCCTGCCAGTATTTCGGCAGGAAGAGAACCCCTCCAGGTCGGTGCCGAGCTTTATGGCTATGCCGGGATCGCTGCTGACTTGGATGTTATCCGACTGATGGCAGGGGCTTTCGAGACCATGCAGTTGCCAGTGTCGCGCATTGATCTGGGGCATGTTGGGATTTTTCGTGCCCTGGCTGAAGCGGCTGGGTTGCCTGCAGAATCCGAGGATGCGTTGCTTGATATTCTGCGGGCCAAGGATGTGCCCGCCTTGCGTCAGTTCTGTTCCGAATTGTCATCGCCCTATCGCGAGGCGTTGTTGGCTCTGCCTCGCCTCTACGGTGGTGCTGAGGTCTTGGACCGTGCCGAACAATTGCTGCCGCCGCTACCAGAGATTCGGGAGGCGCTGGCTGGGTTGCGTTATCTGATCGACAATGCGCCAGATTTGCCGTTTTCAATCGATTTGGGTGATTTGCGCGGTTATCACTATCATAACGGCGTCGTTTTTGCGGCTTATAGCCAAGCTTATCCGGCTGCTGTAGCACAAGGCGGGCGCTATGACGGTGTCGGTCGCGCATTTGGCCGGGCGCGCCCGGCAACCGGCTTCTCCCTCGATTTGCGTGAAGTGGCGCGCTTGGTGCCACCGGCTGTGACCAAGGGGGCAATCCTGGCGCCGCATGTCGGGAATGATCTGGTACTGGTGGCGCATATCAATGCGCTTCGGGCGCAGGGCGAGAGTGTGGTTGAACTGTTGCCAGGGGAGTCAGCCTGTGAGGGGCCTTTCTGTGATCGCAAGCTGGTGCATGTTGGCGGTCGCTGGATTATCGAAGCAATACAAGAGGACTGA
- a CDS encoding adenylosuccinate synthase — protein sequence MAKNVIVVGTQWGDEGKGKIVDWLTDHAKGVVRFQGGHNAGHTLVVGENVYKLNLVPSGIVRDGVDCYIGNGVVLDIHHLISEIGELEKGGINVRSRLKISPGCPIILPYHSAIDKAREAAKAGDKKIGTTGKGIGPTYEDKVSRRGLRVYDLFYPERFAEKLKEVLEYHNFVLTQYFKADPVDFQLVYDQAMADAEVIRPMVVDVSAALYDANKAGQNMLFEGAQGTLLDIDHGTYPFVTSSNCVAGQAAAGAGIGPGMLHYVLGITKAYCTRVGGGPFPSELDIDAEGTPGHQMFTVGKEFGTVTGRKRRCGWFDAALLRRSARINGLTGLCITKLDVLDGLTEIKICTGYKLDGKVLDLLPIGADDVARCEPIYETMPGWEGTTFRVKCWEDLPVNAQAYLNRLEALCEVPIAIVSTGPERDETILKQHPFK from the coding sequence ATGGCCAAGAATGTAATCGTCGTGGGGACCCAGTGGGGCGACGAGGGAAAAGGCAAAATCGTTGATTGGTTGACCGATCACGCCAAGGGCGTTGTGCGCTTTCAGGGGGGGCATAATGCGGGTCATACGCTGGTGGTTGGCGAGAATGTCTATAAGCTCAATCTGGTCCCGTCCGGAATCGTTCGCGATGGTGTCGATTGCTACATCGGCAATGGCGTGGTTCTCGATATTCACCACCTCATTTCGGAAATTGGAGAACTTGAAAAGGGGGGGATCAATGTTCGCTCCCGGCTCAAGATCAGCCCGGGGTGTCCGATCATTCTCCCCTATCATTCCGCAATTGATAAGGCGCGTGAGGCGGCTAAGGCTGGCGACAAAAAAATCGGCACTACTGGAAAGGGGATTGGCCCGACCTACGAGGACAAGGTTTCCCGCCGTGGGTTGCGGGTTTATGACTTGTTCTACCCCGAGCGCTTTGCCGAAAAGCTTAAGGAGGTTCTGGAGTATCACAATTTTGTCCTGACCCAGTACTTCAAGGCTGATCCAGTTGATTTCCAGTTGGTCTACGATCAGGCAATGGCTGACGCTGAGGTAATCAGGCCGATGGTCGTCGATGTTTCTGCCGCACTTTATGATGCCAATAAAGCCGGTCAGAACATGCTGTTCGAAGGCGCCCAAGGGACCCTGCTTGATATCGATCACGGGACCTATCCTTTTGTTACCTCCTCAAATTGTGTTGCCGGTCAGGCTGCGGCTGGGGCAGGGATTGGTCCGGGTATGCTGCATTATGTCCTCGGAATCACCAAGGCCTACTGTACACGGGTTGGTGGCGGGCCGTTCCCTAGCGAACTTGATATCGATGCCGAAGGGACTCCTGGTCACCAGATGTTCACGGTGGGTAAGGAGTTTGGTACCGTGACCGGCCGCAAGCGTCGCTGCGGGTGGTTTGATGCGGCGCTGCTCCGGCGTTCGGCTCGGATCAATGGGTTGACAGGTCTGTGTATTACCAAACTTGATGTTCTCGATGGGCTCACGGAGATCAAGATTTGTACGGGTTACAAGCTGGATGGCAAGGTGCTTGATTTGCTACCGATCGGTGCTGACGACGTTGCGCGCTGCGAACCGATCTACGAAACCATGCCGGGCTGGGAAGGAACCACTTTCCGGGTCAAGTGCTGGGAGGATTTGCCTGTTAACGCGCAGGCTTATCTGAATCGCCTTGAGGCCCTGTGCGAAGTTCCGATCGCGATTGTGTCTACCGGTCCTGAGCGCGACGAAACCATTCTCAAGCAACACCCGTTCAAGTAA
- the dnaX gene encoding DNA polymerase III subunit gamma/tau, with the protein MSYQVLARKWRPRNFSTLVGQEHVVRALTHALTEQRLHHAYLFTGTRGVGKTTLARILAKSLNCERGITSEPCGQCSACLEIDAGRFVDLLEVDAATNTRVDEMRQLLENAVYAPTRGRFKVYVIDEVHMLSTSAFNAMLKTLEEPPEHVKFILATTDPQKIPVTVLSRCLQFNLKQMPPPAICGHLSHVLQAEGVPFEAAALAQIAHAAAGSMRDALSLLDQAIAHGAGAVYDGQVRAMLGTVDQDHLFALLEAVRLGDASELLRVAADMSVRSLSFASALQALAGLLTQIQVAQCAPAAIAEDEPGRDRLLALAAGFSPEFVQLAYQIAIVGRSELGLAPDEYSGFVMTLLRLHSFRPSSVADVVAAVAPRAKSLVRSPIAPGGQMAVRGESEMAPSRAVVVELTVANSTEAAGGGVVDWRRVVAELPISGLARELAQNCELRQLDDALCLLRLPPERGHLQMKASQDKLQQALAAYFGRNLALRIEVKQIDGDTPAAQAGREREQRQQQACAAIDRDPFVREMLESCDAVLDKETIKPVG; encoded by the coding sequence ATGAGTTATCAGGTTCTTGCGCGCAAGTGGCGGCCGCGCAATTTTTCAACGCTGGTTGGGCAGGAGCACGTAGTTCGTGCCTTGACGCATGCGCTGACCGAGCAGCGTCTTCATCATGCCTACCTTTTCACCGGAACGCGCGGGGTTGGCAAGACCACGCTGGCGCGCATCCTCGCCAAATCACTGAACTGTGAACGCGGTATTACGTCCGAGCCCTGTGGGCAGTGCTCGGCCTGTCTCGAAATCGATGCCGGGCGCTTTGTCGATCTGCTGGAGGTCGATGCGGCCACCAATACCCGTGTTGACGAAATGCGGCAGTTGCTCGAAAACGCCGTGTACGCACCGACCCGTGGGCGCTTCAAGGTCTATGTGATTGACGAAGTGCATATGCTCTCAACTTCAGCCTTCAATGCAATGCTGAAGACCTTGGAGGAGCCGCCTGAGCACGTCAAGTTCATTCTGGCTACGACCGATCCGCAAAAAATCCCGGTGACTGTGCTGTCGCGCTGCTTGCAGTTCAACTTGAAGCAAATGCCTCCGCCGGCGATCTGTGGGCATTTGTCGCATGTGCTGCAGGCAGAAGGAGTGCCCTTTGAGGCGGCCGCTCTGGCGCAGATTGCGCATGCCGCGGCGGGCAGTATGCGTGATGCTTTGTCGCTGCTTGATCAGGCTATCGCGCATGGGGCGGGGGCCGTATATGATGGCCAGGTTCGCGCCATGCTGGGTACGGTCGATCAAGATCACCTCTTCGCGCTGCTTGAAGCGGTGCGGCTCGGTGATGCCTCTGAATTGTTGCGGGTGGCCGCTGACATGAGTGTGCGCAGCTTGTCTTTTGCCTCGGCTTTGCAGGCCTTGGCGGGGCTGCTCACCCAGATTCAGGTGGCGCAGTGTGCGCCGGCCGCGATTGCAGAGGATGAGCCGGGGCGCGATCGTCTGCTGGCCCTGGCGGCGGGGTTTTCGCCCGAATTCGTGCAGTTGGCCTATCAGATTGCGATTGTTGGGCGCTCTGAGCTCGGCTTGGCGCCGGATGAATATTCCGGTTTCGTGATGACCTTGCTGCGCCTGCATTCATTTCGGCCGTCTTCAGTTGCCGATGTGGTCGCTGCGGTGGCGCCCCGGGCCAAGTCATTGGTGCGCAGTCCCATCGCACCCGGAGGGCAGATGGCGGTTCGAGGCGAGTCTGAAATGGCTCCTTCCAGGGCTGTGGTGGTTGAGTTGACTGTGGCAAATTCGACCGAAGCTGCCGGGGGTGGGGTGGTTGACTGGCGGAGAGTTGTCGCGGAGTTGCCGATTTCAGGGCTGGCGCGGGAGCTTGCGCAAAACTGCGAGTTGCGCCAACTGGACGATGCCTTGTGTCTTCTACGTTTGCCGCCGGAGCGTGGCCATCTGCAGATGAAGGCATCGCAGGACAAGTTGCAGCAAGCCCTGGCGGCCTATTTCGGTCGTAACCTCGCCCTTCGTATCGAGGTCAAGCAAATTGACGGAGATACGCCGGCGGCGCAGGCCGGACGTGAGCGTGAGCAGCGCCAGCAGCAAGCATGTGCCGCGATTGATCGTGACCCATTTGTGCGTGAAATGCTCGAGTCCTGCGATGCGGTGCTCGACAAGGAAACTATTAAACCCGTTGGCTAA
- a CDS encoding YbaB/EbfC family nucleoid-associated protein: protein MLKGGLGGLMKQAQAMQDNMKKAQEQLALVEVEGQSGAGMVKIVMTCSNEVRRINIDPSVMDDREMLEDLIAAAFNDAIRRAEAVSQEKMAGFTSGLKLPPGFKMPF from the coding sequence ATGTTGAAAGGTGGATTGGGCGGCCTGATGAAGCAGGCTCAGGCGATGCAGGACAATATGAAAAAGGCGCAAGAGCAACTTGCCCTGGTTGAGGTTGAGGGGCAGTCCGGTGCGGGTATGGTCAAGATCGTGATGACCTGCAGCAACGAGGTGCGGCGCATCAATATCGATCCGTCTGTCATGGATGACCGGGAAATGCTGGAAGACTTGATTGCGGCTGCATTCAACGATGCAATCCGCCGCGCCGAAGCTGTTAGTCAAGAAAAGATGGCCGGTTTTACCTCTGGCCTGAAGTTGCCGCCTGGCTTCAAGATGCCTTTCTAA
- the recR gene encoding recombination mediator RecR yields MNPSGLEALIEALRCLPGVGPKSAQRMAYHLLQSDRLGARRLGDALLHALDAVRHCQRCNTLSESDLCDRCASPHRDSSLLCVVETPVDMNMMEQTLAYKGLYYVLMGRISPLDGVGARELGFERLLDRVLDGAVKEVILATNYTNEGEATAHYLSAMLAPRGIRVTRIARGIPVGGELEFVDPGTLAQALRERKSFAE; encoded by the coding sequence GTGAACCCCAGCGGTCTTGAGGCTTTGATCGAGGCCTTGCGCTGCTTGCCGGGTGTCGGTCCGAAATCGGCGCAGCGCATGGCCTACCATCTCCTGCAGAGTGATCGTCTGGGAGCGCGGCGGTTGGGTGACGCCCTGTTGCACGCCTTGGATGCAGTGCGCCATTGTCAGCGCTGCAATACCCTTTCCGAATCCGATTTGTGCGACCGCTGCGCCTCCCCGCATCGCGATTCCTCGTTGTTGTGCGTCGTCGAGACTCCGGTCGATATGAACATGATGGAGCAAACCTTGGCTTACAAGGGGCTCTATTACGTATTGATGGGGCGAATTTCTCCGCTTGATGGAGTCGGTGCCCGCGAATTGGGGTTCGAGCGACTGCTTGATCGGGTTCTTGATGGAGCGGTGAAGGAAGTGATTCTGGCGACCAACTACACGAATGAGGGCGAGGCAACTGCGCATTACCTGAGTGCGATGCTGGCGCCTCGCGGGATTCGTGTGACCAGGATCGCGCGCGGTATACCTGTAGGGGGGGAGCTCGAATTCGTTGATCCGGGAACGCTGGCGCAGGCCTTGCGGGAGCGAAAGTCCTTTGCTGAATGA
- the petA gene encoding ubiquinol-cytochrome c reductase iron-sulfur subunit, whose translation MSNQGKVDCGRRRLVVATAAVGGAGAVGALVPFVSSLLPSERAKAAGAPVEVDISKLEAGQMLTVEWRGKPVWIINRTKEMLDTLPKLADAVADPKSEKNQQPAYAQNETRSIKPELLVVVGICTHLGCSPSNKFKKGAEEGMGGDWLGGFLCPCHGSTFDFAGRVFKAKPAPTNLEVPPHVYLSDTRILIGEDKKGA comes from the coding sequence ATGAGCAATCAAGGAAAAGTGGACTGCGGTCGCCGGCGTCTTGTCGTCGCGACGGCAGCCGTGGGCGGGGCAGGTGCCGTGGGGGCGCTTGTACCGTTCGTCTCCAGCTTGCTTCCTTCCGAGCGCGCCAAAGCAGCAGGTGCGCCGGTCGAAGTCGATATCAGCAAGCTCGAAGCAGGTCAGATGTTGACCGTCGAGTGGCGCGGCAAGCCGGTGTGGATTATCAATCGCACCAAGGAGATGCTTGATACCTTGCCGAAACTGGCTGATGCAGTGGCCGATCCGAAGTCTGAAAAGAATCAGCAGCCGGCCTACGCGCAGAACGAAACCCGCTCGATCAAGCCTGAGCTTCTGGTGGTCGTCGGTATCTGTACTCACCTTGGCTGCTCTCCCTCCAATAAGTTCAAGAAGGGGGCCGAGGAAGGCATGGGCGGTGACTGGCTGGGTGGCTTCCTGTGCCCCTGCCACGGTTCCACCTTCGATTTTGCTGGCCGCGTCTTCAAGGCAAAGCCCGCACCGACCAATCTCGAAGTTCCGCCGCACGTGTATCTCTCTGATACGCGCATTCTGATCGGCGAAGACAAGAAGGGGGCTTAA
- a CDS encoding cytochrome bc complex cytochrome b subunit, with the protein MAGGTFEKYKSDGSIAGNVLEWVDARFPATSMWKGHLSEYYAPKNFNFWYFFGSLALLVLVIQIVTGIFLVMHYKPDAAVNANGVPVAFASVEYIMRDVPGGWIIRYMHSTGASAFFIVVYMHMFRGLLYGSYRKPRELTWLFGVGIFLVLMGEAFFGYLLPWGQMSFWGAQVIVNLFSAIPIIGPDLSIVIRGDFVVGDATLNRFFSFHVIAFPLVLLGLVAAHILALHETGSNNPDGIDIKEKKDENGIPLDGIPFHPYYSVKDIVGVIVFLMAFSAVMFFAPEGGGYFLETPNFYPADPLKTPPHIAPVWYFTPFYSILRAVTYPLFGLDAKFWGVVAMGASVVIFAFLPWLDRSPVRSIRYRGPITKVMLTIFVICFFILGYLGTLSPSPMGELVSQVCSVFYFGFFLGMPWWSRMDKFKPVPERVTMK; encoded by the coding sequence ATGGCTGGTGGTACTTTTGAAAAGTACAAGTCCGACGGTTCGATTGCCGGCAACGTACTGGAATGGGTTGATGCCCGTTTCCCCGCAACTTCCATGTGGAAGGGGCACCTCTCCGAATACTACGCTCCGAAGAACTTCAACTTCTGGTATTTCTTCGGTTCGCTGGCACTCTTGGTGTTGGTGATCCAGATTGTCACCGGCATCTTCCTGGTCATGCACTACAAGCCGGATGCAGCCGTTAACGCCAATGGCGTGCCGGTGGCCTTCGCTTCCGTCGAGTACATCATGCGCGACGTGCCGGGCGGTTGGATCATCCGCTACATGCACTCGACCGGCGCTTCGGCCTTCTTCATCGTGGTTTACATGCACATGTTCCGTGGCTTGCTCTACGGTTCCTATCGTAAACCGCGTGAACTGACCTGGCTGTTCGGTGTCGGCATCTTCCTGGTGCTGATGGGTGAAGCCTTCTTCGGCTACCTGCTCCCTTGGGGCCAGATGTCCTTCTGGGGCGCCCAGGTGATCGTGAACCTGTTCTCGGCGATTCCCATCATCGGGCCGGATCTGTCGATCGTCATCCGCGGCGACTTCGTCGTTGGCGATGCCACGCTGAACCGCTTCTTCTCCTTCCACGTGATCGCCTTCCCGCTGGTCCTGCTCGGCCTGGTCGCCGCGCACATCCTGGCGCTGCACGAAACCGGTTCGAACAACCCGGACGGTATCGACATCAAGGAAAAGAAGGACGAGAACGGCATTCCGCTCGACGGCATTCCGTTCCACCCCTACTACTCGGTCAAGGACATCGTCGGTGTCATCGTCTTCCTGATGGCTTTCTCGGCAGTGATGTTCTTCGCACCGGAAGGTGGTGGCTACTTCCTCGAAACCCCGAACTTCTACCCGGCTGACCCGCTGAAGACCCCGCCGCACATCGCACCGGTCTGGTACTTCACCCCGTTCTACTCGATCCTGCGTGCCGTGACCTACCCGCTGTTCGGTCTCGACGCCAAGTTCTGGGGCGTCGTCGCCATGGGCGCTTCGGTGGTGATCTTTGCTTTCCTGCCCTGGCTTGACCGTTCCCCGGTGCGCTCGATCCGCTATCGCGGTCCGATCACCAAGGTCATGCTCACCATCTTCGTGATTTGCTTCTTCATCCTCGGCTATCTGGGCACCCTGTCCCCGTCGCCGATGGGCGAACTGGTTTCCCAGGTTTGCTCGGTGTTCTATTTCGGTTTCTTCCTCGGCATGCCGTGGTGGTCCCGCATGGACAAGTTCAAGCCGGTCCCCGAACGTGTCACGATGAAGTGA